The Synergistales bacterium genome segment TATCGCTCACGGCACACCTCGGGATATGACGATGGATCTCAAGGATGTCAATGGGGTTCCCGTCGGTAAACGCGGGCGGTTCAAAGGTCTTGTGAAAAACGACCGACTGGAGCGCGTGCTATAGACTGAAGCATGTTGTTACTGTCCGTGTCGCCGGGAGAGAGGAGCGGTCTCCCCCTACACTGCTGCCTCGACCTTCGGTGGATACGGCGCATGATGATACATAGAGGAGGCAATGAGATGACGACGAACCGTACCTATATGGCAAAACCGGATCAGGTACAACGTAAATGGTATATTGTCGATGCCGCCGATAAGCCACTCGGGCGCATCGCGGCGCAGATTTCAAAACGGCTGACCGGGAAGGACAAACCCATCTATACCCCGCATATCGATACCGGTGATTTTGTTATTGTCATCAATGCGGAGAAGGTCGCCCTTACAGGAAAGAAGCGGCAGCAAAGCCTGGTGTACCGCTACTCCGGATACCAGGGCGGGCTCCGGAGCAGAACCTTTGGAGAGATGCTGGACAAACATCCGGAGCGGCTGATAGAGAAGGTCGTGTGGGGGATGATTCCCAAAACGCGACTGGGGCGCCAGATGTTTAAGAAGCTCAAGGTCTATGCGGGACCACATCATCCCCACACGGCCCAGCAGCCTGAGACGTGGGATATTTAGCAGAAAGGAGGGTTATGAATGGCAGGTACTGAAAGATTTTACTGGGGTACC includes the following:
- the rplM gene encoding 50S ribosomal protein L13, producing MTTNRTYMAKPDQVQRKWYIVDAADKPLGRIAAQISKRLTGKDKPIYTPHIDTGDFVIVINAEKVALTGKKRQQSLVYRYSGYQGGLRSRTFGEMLDKHPERLIEKVVWGMIPKTRLGRQMFKKLKVYAGPHHPHTAQQPETWDI